GGGCGTGGTTCTCGCCAAAAAACCCCAGTATATGTACGCAGCCGGCCTGAACAGCATAAGGGCGCACAACGAGTACACACAGATACTTGGTGAAACTGGGGTTATTGGTCTGTCGCTAGTCTTTCTTTTTATCCTTTCCATGGCGATACACTCCTGGAAGGTTGTATCCATGACAAACTCACCCGAAAACGCTCTCGAGTATCTCTTTCTGGTTTCAGGACTGCTCATACTTTTCATAGATTCGATCCTTTCATTTCCAGCCCATCTGATGCCCAATGCTCTTTTCGGGGTTTTTCTCTTCGGTTTCGCCATGAGAAGGGAGTACTACTGTGGCAGAAGACTCACCGTAAAATTCGGCGGGGTAGTATCGTTGATCGTGGTTGTTTTCTCGCTTGGTTCTTCTGTGCTGATGAGCAGGAATTTCATCTCGGAAGGACTTTTCACCAGGGGTTACATAGCCTACAAAAACCTCGAGAACATCAATCCGCAAATACCCGGGCTTGTGGAATCAATTAACAATATAAAGGCAGAGAAGGAACTGTTGCTGAATTTCACGGGTACCTACACGGCTCTCGCAACAGACACATACGTTAACTCAAGAGAAAACCGTCTGCGCGAAAGGTATCCCGCCGCTCCCGAAAAGCTCCTTCACGATATGGCCGTTCAGGAACAAGAGCAGGCTTACAAATCTGCTATGTATCGGCTAAATTCAAGGTTGAAGGCTGCTTCCGATACACTTATGAATGCCAGGCAAGACGGGAACGAAAACTTCTACAGGGCTCTCAGAAACCTGGCTTTATCTAGAGAACTCTCTCCAGGTCAATACATGGCCGATACGTATTTCGGTTATCTCTACCTTACCACACAGAGGAAAGAAGATTTCAGGCTCAAGTTTTCCATGAGTCATGGGAATCTCGAAGTAGCATATAGAGAGATCTTCTCAAGAGAAGACGCTTTCTCGGAATGGCTGAACGACTCCGGTCAGGCCGGCGGTCTTCTGAAAGAGATTTCGCTAGATCATGCGTTCTTGAGGAGCCTTCCGGACGCGATATTCCATACAGAAAGCTCGACCGATCTTCAGTCGTTTCTCGAAGGTCTCGATTCAGATCTTTTAATCGATTTTCAACTTTCTCTCGACGCGATCGACGCGCTCTTAAGATCGCTTCGCATCGCTCCAGACCTTCAGGTGGTGAGAAACACCGCGAGCCTCCTCTTCAGGGTAATGATCGACTCATCTGGAGTGTCGGCCGAATTGAAGAAGATCGTTCCGATACTGAAAGACCCCGCCATTTTGAACGGAATAATCGCGGATCTTGTTGATTTGCCGTCTTCCTACAGGGGTGAGATGGTCGCGCTTTACGAAACGGCCATCACTAACAGCCCGGGAAGCTGGCTCAAAGACGATCCGAACATCTACGAAGAGTACGCGAGAAACCTTCTCATGGTTTACGGCGAAGGCGAGCTGACAAAAGTCTTGGAGATCGCGAAGAGCGAGCTATTCGCCTGGAGCTACATGAAGAGTCAGAACGTTGTGCCCGACGGAGTGCTGAAGGTTCTCCGGTCGTTTAAAGAAGATCTGAAAAGTGAATGGGTAGAGGCTCTGTACGGTGAGGTGGCGTCCTGGTGCAAGGAGAGAGTCGCCTCTTTGAAAGTGGAGCTGGAGAGCCTCGATATCTCGGACGCTGAAAAGGAAAAGCTGAACAACTTCCTTAAAAGGGCCGATGACTTCATAAAACTGTACGAATATTTTCTGGACGAGTGAAAAGTCACCAGGACGTAACATAAGCAATGTATCTGGCATTGCTGACGTTATTGATCGGACTTATGATAGTAATAGCGATGCCTGGAGGTATGAGATGCTTGAAGTAAAGGATATAAAGCTGGTTCGCGATGGAAGGGCGATTCTCAATTGTCTGTCCGCGCAGTTCGAAAAGGGAAAGGTTTACGCCGTTCTGGGTAACAACGGCGTGGGTAAATCGACGCTTTCGTACGTTTTGATGGGACTGGAATCCCACCGCGATTACGACGGCAGTATAGTGCTGGATGGAGTTCGGATAAACGATCTGTCGGTACCCGAAAGGGCAAAAAAAGGCATAACGCTGGGCTGGCAGGAGCCGGCCAGGTTCACCGGGTTGACCGTTAAGGAATACCTGACCCTCGGTGGAAAGATAAGACTCTCTTCCGAAGAGTTGCTTGAAGTGCTGGCAGTGGTGGGATTGAACGGCGATTACCTCGATCGTTTCGTTGACGATACCCTTAGCGGAGGCGAGAGAAAACGTATCGAGCTGGCCTCTATAATGATCGTCGACCCTCATGTGGTTATACTGGACGAGCCGGATTCCGGTATAGATATAATGTCAATGGAGATGATCGAAAACGTCCTCGAGAAACTGAAAGACAAAGGGACGACCGTCATAATAATCACCCACCGCGAAGAGATAGCGCGGATGGCCGATGAAGCATACCTTCTCTGTGGCGGGAGAATGCTCGCATCGGGAGAGCCCGAAGAGATAGTCCAGTTTTACAGAAAGCTCTGCGATAAATGCCAACACATAAACGAGCCCGTCAGAGGAGACATTTCGACATGATCGAGTCCAGTTACGAACGTGAGTTTAAAGCGATAGCGCAAGAATACGAAAGGTCTGGGGGGAATGTATCGGACTTTCTCAGAAAAGACATAGTGTCGATAATCGTTAGCGGAAACAAGATTATCGGAAGAAACACCGTCGAAGGAGTCCATCTCAGTGCAAAGGAACTGGATAACGGCGTCGAAGTCTGGCTTGATATAGACGACGGGATCTTAGTTAACAACCCCATCCACCTTTGCACGGGATACTTGAAACCCGAAGGCGTTCAGACCGTTCTCATTCACAACAGAATCGGCGACGGTTCGAAGGCGAAGTTTATCTCTCACTGTGTTTTCCCGAGTGGAAAGAACTTCACGCATTCGATGATCGCGGATACGAATGTCTGTAAAGGGGCGGAGATGCTGTACGAAGATACGCATATGCACAGCAAAGACGGTGGTGTAACTGTCATGGCCACTTACAGAACCAGGGTCCAAGAGGGCGGGCGGTTTCAGAACCTCTTCTACCTCACAAAGACTCGCGTGGGCAAACTTTATGTCAAAATGCACGTGGATCTCGAGAAAAACGCTTCCGCACACGTTGAATCCAAGGTCTATGAAAGGGAAGACGACTATCTGGAGATCGACGAGGAGATCAACCTCAACGGCGAGGGTTCTTCGGGAATAGCCAAAACCACGGTCTTTGCTACAGATCAGAGCAAGGCCAAGATCATCAACAAGGCTTACGGGAACGCGCCCTTCTCGAGGGGACATATAGAATGCAACGAGATAATAAAGGGAGATGCCGTCGAGGTCGGTACTGTGCCGGAACTGTATGTGAAAAACGAAAAAGCTGAGCTGACGCACGAGGCTTCCATCGGTAGGATCAACGTGAAGCAGATGGAGACGCTCATGTCGAAAGGCCTCAGCGAAGAAGAGGCGACCGATTTGATAATCAAAGGAATGCTCAGATAAAAAGGACAGGGGGTAGGCGGCTTGAAGTATCTTGAAGATTACACGATCAGGAAAATCCTTGAACTGGTGAATATTCCCAGCCCTTCTGGATTCACGGAAAAAATAATCGAGTTTGTGGCAAACCAGTTGCGGGAGATGGGTTTTGAGCCACGTAAAACCAGAAAGGGAGCGCTGGTGGTTGAGCTCGGCGGTTCGGGAAATCCGCTCGTTCTAGCGGTTCATGTCGATACGTTGGGTGCGATGGTGAAGTCTCTGAAATCTAACGGCAGGCTGGAAATAACCAACGTAGGAGGCTTCACCATGAACAGCATAGAGAATGAAAACTGCACGATTCACACAAAATCAGGAAAGAATTACACCGGAACCATACAAAGCCTTGCACCGTCTGTACATGTCTTCGATAACGCCAGAACGCTGGAGCGAAAGATGTCAAACATGGAGATAAGGGTCGATGAAGAGGTCTCCTGC
This portion of the Mesotoga infera genome encodes:
- a CDS encoding O-antigen ligase family protein, which codes for MQKRSLLFYVVFIFGSSLFAIKGFTWDMGLPKFYFASVMISVLIILLSMKAVRSPWELPLAFPQIVALVLAVYSCLTTLLLLESLPDVFPVSLGYAMNLLLFVVFSVLISKDSGDRLLILLQIFIFAGLVIALDALFAFYSGKSLLWGTQSAPLSRGNLASVIGNVNFTTDLMGMLLLPVAFLVVTNRPVWKHETLRRVFYLVIFSVLLVVILIGQTRSVYYSVIGSLIFVVLFSTVLMIRFRPRGVFTAFSPLFLLFLLLVTVAIIWAYSGDNFLTQGSFSFSERLTYTFEDSISVDSRLLQWEAALEQWKGSKILGTGFGSYKYFSTEKMGVVLAKKPQYMYAAGLNSIRAHNEYTQILGETGVIGLSLVFLFILSMAIHSWKVVSMTNSPENALEYLFLVSGLLILFIDSILSFPAHLMPNALFGVFLFGFAMRREYYCGRRLTVKFGGVVSLIVVVFSLGSSVLMSRNFISEGLFTRGYIAYKNLENINPQIPGLVESINNIKAEKELLLNFTGTYTALATDTYVNSRENRLRERYPAAPEKLLHDMAVQEQEQAYKSAMYRLNSRLKAASDTLMNARQDGNENFYRALRNLALSRELSPGQYMADTYFGYLYLTTQRKEDFRLKFSMSHGNLEVAYREIFSREDAFSEWLNDSGQAGGLLKEISLDHAFLRSLPDAIFHTESSTDLQSFLEGLDSDLLIDFQLSLDAIDALLRSLRIAPDLQVVRNTASLLFRVMIDSSGVSAELKKIVPILKDPAILNGIIADLVDLPSSYRGEMVALYETAITNSPGSWLKDDPNIYEEYARNLLMVYGEGELTKVLEIAKSELFAWSYMKSQNVVPDGVLKVLRSFKEDLKSEWVEALYGEVASWCKERVASLKVELESLDISDAEKEKLNNFLKRADDFIKLYEYFLDE
- a CDS encoding ATP-binding cassette domain-containing protein, with the protein product MLEVKDIKLVRDGRAILNCLSAQFEKGKVYAVLGNNGVGKSTLSYVLMGLESHRDYDGSIVLDGVRINDLSVPERAKKGITLGWQEPARFTGLTVKEYLTLGGKIRLSSEELLEVLAVVGLNGDYLDRFVDDTLSGGERKRIELASIMIVDPHVVILDEPDSGIDIMSMEMIENVLEKLKDKGTTVIIITHREEIARMADEAYLLCGGRMLASGEPEEIVQFYRKLCDKCQHINEPVRGDIST
- a CDS encoding SufB/SufD family protein — encoded protein: MIESSYEREFKAIAQEYERSGGNVSDFLRKDIVSIIVSGNKIIGRNTVEGVHLSAKELDNGVEVWLDIDDGILVNNPIHLCTGYLKPEGVQTVLIHNRIGDGSKAKFISHCVFPSGKNFTHSMIADTNVCKGAEMLYEDTHMHSKDGGVTVMATYRTRVQEGGRFQNLFYLTKTRVGKLYVKMHVDLEKNASAHVESKVYEREDDYLEIDEEINLNGEGSSGIAKTTVFATDQSKAKIINKAYGNAPFSRGHIECNEIIKGDAVEVGTVPELYVKNEKAELTHEASIGRINVKQMETLMSKGLSEEEATDLIIKGMLR